A stretch of Microbulbifer sp. SAOS-129_SWC DNA encodes these proteins:
- a CDS encoding DUF3667 domain-containing protein, which yields MDAVELESSPLRQTAAAAESPNPAPATRCANCETPMLGPHCYACGQPEKGLVRHFSHIVGDFFDTVFALDSRIVHTLWPLLTRPGFLTLEYLAGRRVRYVSPVRLFVFLCLLAFFVAQLSTDWEVGIGTGRDAPTEDSVRGDMERATSVEEVQRIRAQALAELEKSRKDSANVPGLDDALRGVEQIVNKSARVRIAELGGADTGTGDAAVGESGTESKGEEQDCLIGAGAGCWSPEQPAWLPGDWGAMKFSHLSRNIKRVEEDPNLFKDALFGAIPSTLFVLLPIFTLLLCGLYLFKRRLYMEHLIVALHSHAFLCLALLLALLLEDITPWLAAQLPLAGMLCSLLFAALLCWMPLYLLLMQKRVYGQGWPMTLLKFFTLGIAYAILLGVGAALTALFSLVSL from the coding sequence ATGGATGCTGTCGAACTCGAATCGTCGCCGCTGCGACAAACGGCCGCAGCGGCCGAATCCCCCAATCCGGCGCCGGCCACACGCTGTGCCAACTGTGAGACGCCCATGCTGGGGCCGCACTGCTACGCCTGCGGCCAGCCGGAAAAAGGCCTGGTGCGGCATTTCTCGCATATTGTCGGTGATTTTTTCGACACCGTATTCGCGCTCGATTCGCGTATCGTGCACACCCTGTGGCCGCTGCTGACACGCCCCGGTTTCCTGACTCTGGAATACCTCGCCGGGCGCCGGGTGCGCTACGTGAGCCCGGTGCGCCTGTTTGTGTTCCTGTGCCTGCTCGCGTTTTTTGTCGCTCAGTTGAGTACCGATTGGGAAGTCGGTATCGGCACCGGCCGCGATGCGCCGACCGAAGACTCGGTGCGCGGCGATATGGAGCGGGCCACATCGGTGGAAGAGGTGCAACGCATCCGCGCGCAGGCGCTCGCGGAGCTGGAGAAATCCCGCAAAGACAGCGCCAATGTGCCGGGTCTGGACGACGCCCTCCGCGGTGTCGAGCAGATCGTCAACAAGAGTGCGCGGGTGCGCATCGCCGAGCTCGGTGGCGCGGACACCGGCACCGGTGACGCGGCGGTGGGGGAGAGCGGTACAGAATCGAAAGGAGAGGAGCAGGACTGCCTGATCGGCGCCGGCGCTGGTTGCTGGTCGCCCGAGCAGCCGGCATGGCTACCCGGCGACTGGGGCGCGATGAAGTTTTCCCACCTGTCCCGCAACATCAAGCGGGTGGAGGAGGACCCGAACCTGTTCAAGGATGCCCTGTTCGGCGCGATTCCCTCGACCCTGTTTGTGCTGCTGCCGATCTTTACCCTGCTACTGTGTGGCCTCTACCTGTTCAAGCGCCGGCTGTATATGGAGCACCTGATCGTGGCCCTGCACAGCCATGCGTTTCTCTGCCTGGCGCTGCTGCTGGCACTGTTGCTGGAAGACATCACCCCGTGGCTGGCGGCGCAGCTGCCACTGGCCGGGATGCTGTGCTCGCTGCTGTTTGCAGCGCTGCTGTGCTGGATGCCGCTCTACCTGCTGTTGATGCAAAAGCGGGTTTACGGCCAGGGGTGGCCGATGACCCTGTTGAAGTTTTTTACACTGGGGATTGCCTACGCGATCCTGCTTGGCGTGGGTGCCGCACTGACCGCCCTGTTCAGCCTGGTATCGCTTTGA
- a CDS encoding altronate dehydratase family protein: MDLIHIHPADNVALCRAQLPAGSLLNWRGSMLELVSDVPAMHKVAVQPITAGEPVCKYGQPIGTASCDIAAGEHVHVHNMNADRQRADYAFCSEAQPTELFAESERATFQGFRRSGGRVGTRNYLAVVSTVNCSVTVSRAVAAHFHNGSLLRDYPNIDGVVALGHDSGCGMSSADEGYRTLMRTLHGYICHPNFAGVLLIGLGCESMQVGHLLREYGLETGPQFQTLTIQREGGTRAAIEAGIERLAEMLPAANACEREPLPASELTLAVQCGGSDAYSGITANSALGAAADLLVRHGGTVIYSETPEIYGAEHLFTRRAATPDVAQQLIDRIHWWENYTQINGVTLNNNPSPGNKAGGLTTIAEKSLGAQAKGGTTALQAFYLYAEPVRRKGLVFMDSPGFDPVSVTGQIASGANVVCFTTGRGSAFGAKPVPSIKLASNSQLYQRMREDMDVDCGGILEGEYTVAERGEFIFQRILAIASGERSASELLAYGDNEFAPWRIGAVI; encoded by the coding sequence ATGGATTTAATTCATATTCACCCCGCAGACAATGTCGCCCTGTGTCGCGCGCAGTTGCCCGCCGGCAGCCTGTTGAACTGGCGCGGCAGTATGCTCGAGCTGGTCAGCGACGTACCCGCCATGCACAAGGTAGCGGTGCAGCCGATCACCGCCGGTGAACCGGTGTGCAAGTATGGCCAGCCGATCGGCACCGCCAGCTGCGATATTGCCGCCGGCGAACACGTGCACGTACACAATATGAACGCCGATCGCCAGCGGGCCGATTACGCTTTCTGCAGCGAGGCGCAACCCACCGAATTGTTTGCCGAATCCGAGCGCGCGACCTTTCAGGGTTTTCGTCGCAGCGGTGGCCGCGTGGGTACCCGCAACTACCTTGCGGTGGTATCTACAGTGAATTGTTCGGTAACCGTGTCCCGCGCGGTCGCGGCCCATTTCCACAACGGCAGCCTGCTGCGCGACTACCCCAACATCGATGGCGTGGTGGCCCTGGGCCACGACAGCGGTTGCGGCATGTCCAGTGCCGATGAAGGGTACCGCACCCTGATGCGCACCCTGCACGGCTATATCTGCCATCCCAATTTCGCCGGTGTTCTGCTGATCGGGCTCGGCTGCGAATCGATGCAGGTGGGGCACCTGTTGCGTGAATACGGCCTCGAGACCGGCCCACAGTTCCAGACCCTGACGATACAGCGCGAGGGCGGCACCCGGGCGGCGATCGAGGCGGGTATCGAGCGGCTGGCGGAAATGCTGCCGGCCGCCAACGCCTGTGAACGGGAGCCGCTGCCGGCTTCGGAGCTGACGCTGGCGGTGCAGTGCGGAGGCAGCGATGCCTATTCGGGGATCACCGCCAACTCCGCGCTCGGTGCGGCAGCGGACCTGCTGGTGCGCCACGGCGGCACGGTAATCTATTCCGAGACACCGGAAATTTACGGCGCCGAGCACCTGTTCACCCGCCGCGCGGCCACCCCCGATGTCGCGCAACAACTCATTGACCGGATTCACTGGTGGGAGAACTACACGCAGATCAACGGCGTGACCCTGAACAACAATCCCTCGCCGGGCAACAAGGCCGGCGGCCTCACCACCATTGCCGAGAAATCCCTCGGCGCCCAGGCCAAGGGCGGTACCACCGCGCTACAGGCGTTCTATCTCTATGCCGAACCGGTGCGGCGCAAAGGGCTGGTGTTTATGGACAGCCCCGGGTTCGATCCAGTGTCGGTTACCGGGCAGATCGCCTCCGGTGCCAACGTGGTCTGCTTTACCACCGGGCGCGGTTCCGCCTTCGGCGCCAAGCCGGTTCCCAGTATCAAACTGGCGAGTAATTCACAGCTGTACCAGCGCATGCGCGAGGACATGGATGTGGACTGCGGCGGTATTCTGGAGGGCGAGTACACGGTGGCCGAGCGCGGCGAGTTTATTTTTCAACGCATTCTCGCCATTGCCTCCGGCGAGCGCAGTGCCAGCGAACTGCTCGCCTATGGCGACAACGAGTTTGCGCCCTGGCGAATCGGTGCGGTGATCTGA
- a CDS encoding FadR/GntR family transcriptional regulator, which translates to MQGARLYQQVAEQLAAAIAAGDYPPGTRLPAERKLAERFEVSRPTVREAIIALELAGCVEVKGGSGVYVVDAEAGAFKATDSDIGPFEILQARIMFEGEAAGLAARQMSDEEIAELEQILAEMVAENATEAKAEVADEKFHLHVARGTHNDAVVSVCEHLWQLRNSSTVSARILEKVRQAGSKPRIEEHRKILDAIKHRDADGARNAMRDHLQRVVQQLLDATEAEALEAARREMSVARQRFAMP; encoded by the coding sequence ATGCAGGGCGCGCGACTGTATCAACAGGTGGCGGAACAACTGGCCGCGGCCATCGCCGCCGGCGACTACCCGCCCGGCACCCGCCTGCCGGCTGAGCGCAAGCTGGCGGAGCGCTTCGAGGTCAGCCGCCCGACGGTGCGCGAGGCGATCATCGCACTGGAACTGGCCGGATGTGTCGAGGTGAAGGGCGGCTCCGGGGTGTATGTGGTTGACGCCGAGGCCGGCGCTTTCAAGGCTACCGACTCCGACATCGGTCCGTTCGAGATACTGCAGGCGCGCATCATGTTCGAGGGCGAGGCCGCCGGCCTGGCTGCGCGCCAGATGAGCGACGAGGAAATCGCCGAGCTGGAACAGATTCTGGCAGAGATGGTGGCAGAGAACGCTACCGAGGCGAAGGCCGAGGTGGCGGACGAGAAATTCCACCTGCACGTGGCCCGCGGCACCCATAACGATGCCGTGGTCTCCGTGTGCGAACACCTGTGGCAACTGCGCAACAGCTCCACCGTGTCCGCGCGTATTCTCGAGAAGGTGCGCCAGGCGGGCTCCAAGCCACGCATTGAGGAGCACCGCAAGATTCTTGACGCGATCAAGCACCGCGATGCCGATGGCGCCCGCAACGCCATGCGCGATCACCTGCAGCGGGTGGTGCAGCAGTTGCTGGACGCCACCGAGGCCGAAGCCCTGGAGGCCGCGCGACGAGAAATGAGTGTCGCGCGCCAGCGCTTCGCCATGCCCTGA
- a CDS encoding glycoside hydrolase family 28 protein, giving the protein MRLDRRSFLRSGLALAALPTLGSTSASAMSRPQLADYSGAWSAVPKILAALKASRIPARDFNLKALGARGEGEDASRYFAAAVAASREAGGGRIVVPPGHYRSGPIHLASNTELHLQQGAVLSFIPEPERYLPAVKTRWEGMELMGYSPLIYAYGCDNVALTGSGRIDGGADCDTWWPWKGKNDNCAFHPGPTQKPARQALGQDMENGVPVADRVYADGSYLRPPLVQFYRCRNVLIEGVTLENSPFWVMHPVLCENVTVRGVTARSHGPNSDGCDPESCRNVLIDDCEFDTGDDCIAIKSGRNADGRRLATPSENIVVRNCRMRDGHGGLVLGSEISGGVRNVFLENCVMSSPHLERGLRIKTNAMRGGEIHDIYVRNLSIGHVQDVIVINFYYEEGDKGPHDPEVYNIFVDNLRCQQAKRVFHIRGFARAPIRGLHLSNSDIAQASSIGVIEAVTGLTTDAVTINDRKFNPGTDGTGTMLARKATGQDKTQK; this is encoded by the coding sequence ATGAGACTGGATAGGCGCAGCTTCCTGCGCAGCGGCCTGGCGCTGGCCGCATTACCGACACTGGGGTCGACGTCGGCGAGCGCTATGAGCCGGCCACAACTGGCTGATTACAGCGGCGCCTGGAGTGCCGTACCCAAAATTCTTGCCGCGCTGAAAGCGTCCCGGATTCCGGCGCGGGACTTCAACCTCAAGGCACTGGGTGCCCGCGGTGAAGGCGAGGATGCCAGCCGCTACTTTGCCGCCGCGGTGGCCGCCAGCCGCGAGGCCGGCGGTGGCCGTATCGTGGTGCCGCCGGGTCACTACCGCAGCGGCCCCATTCACCTCGCCTCCAATACCGAGCTGCACCTGCAGCAAGGTGCCGTGCTCTCCTTTATCCCCGAGCCCGAACGCTACCTGCCGGCGGTGAAAACCCGCTGGGAGGGCATGGAGCTGATGGGGTATTCACCGCTGATTTACGCCTACGGTTGCGACAATGTGGCGCTGACCGGCAGCGGCCGTATCGACGGCGGCGCCGACTGTGACACCTGGTGGCCGTGGAAGGGCAAGAACGACAACTGCGCTTTCCACCCGGGTCCGACCCAGAAGCCTGCGCGCCAGGCACTGGGGCAGGATATGGAAAACGGGGTGCCGGTCGCCGACAGGGTCTATGCCGACGGCAGCTACCTGCGCCCGCCGCTGGTGCAGTTCTACCGGTGTCGCAATGTGCTGATCGAGGGAGTCACGCTGGAGAACTCACCGTTCTGGGTCATGCACCCGGTACTGTGCGAGAACGTCACCGTGCGCGGGGTTACCGCCCGCAGTCACGGCCCCAATTCCGACGGCTGCGACCCCGAATCCTGCCGCAATGTGCTGATCGACGACTGCGAGTTCGATACCGGTGACGACTGTATTGCGATCAAGTCCGGGCGCAACGCCGACGGCCGCCGCCTGGCCACGCCCAGCGAAAACATCGTTGTGCGCAACTGCCGCATGCGCGACGGCCACGGTGGCCTGGTGCTGGGCAGCGAGATCTCCGGCGGCGTGCGCAATGTCTTCCTGGAGAACTGCGTCATGAGCAGTCCGCACCTGGAGCGGGGCCTGCGCATCAAGACCAATGCCATGCGCGGCGGTGAGATCCACGATATCTATGTGCGCAACCTGAGTATCGGCCATGTGCAGGACGTGATTGTCATCAACTTCTACTACGAGGAAGGTGACAAGGGTCCCCACGATCCGGAGGTGTACAACATCTTTGTGGATAACCTGCGCTGCCAGCAGGCAAAGCGCGTTTTCCACATTCGCGGTTTCGCGCGGGCGCCGATCCGCGGGCTGCACCTGTCTAACAGCGATATCGCGCAGGCGAGTTCCATCGGCGTGATCGAGGCGGTGACCGGCCTGACCACTGATGCGGTCACCATCAATGACCGGAAATTCAACCCCGGTACCGATGGCACCGGCACGATGCTGGCGCGCAAAGCCACCGGTCAGGATAAAACGCAGAAATAG